The Candidatus Melainabacteria bacterium RIFOXYA2_FULL_32_9 DNA segment TTGTATCAACTCTGATCACATCACCATTATTAACAAAGAAAGGTACGTTAACAACAGCTCCTGTCTCTAATGTGGCAGGCTTTGTTCCACCTGTAGCCGTATTTCCTTTTTCACCAGGAGGTGTATCAACAACTTCCAGTTCCACAAAGTTTGGTATATCAACACCAATTATACGGGTTTCATGTTTTAGCATATTTATAGTCATACCTTCTTTAAGGTATTTTACACCATCACCTATCTGATTTTTACTGAGAGAGACTTGTTCAAAAGATTCATTATCCATGAAAACTAACTCATCTTCACTACGGTATAAAAACTGCATATCTCTTCTTTCAAGAACAGCTTTTGGAAGCTTTTCACCAGCTCTAAAGGTTTTTTCCATTACATTACCGGTTTCAACATTTTTTAGCTTTGTTCTAACAAAAGCAGCACCTTTGCCAGGTTTGACGTGCAAAAATTCAACTACTGACCATAGGCCGCCATCAACTTCTACTGTCATTCCTGTTCTTAAATCAT contains these protein-coding regions:
- a CDS encoding elongation factor P, whose translation is MISTNDLRTGMTVEVDGGLWSVVEFLHVKPGKGAAFVRTKLKNVETGNVMEKTFRAGEKLPKAVLERRDMQFLYRSEDELVFMDNESFEQVSLSKNQIGDGVKYLKEGMTINMLKHETRIIGVDIPNFVELEVVDTPPGEKGNTATGGTKPATLETGAVVNVPFFVNNGDVIRVDTRSNSYLDRV